The Impatiens glandulifera chromosome 8, dImpGla2.1, whole genome shotgun sequence genome includes a window with the following:
- the LOC124911940 gene encoding 60S ribosomal protein L32-1-like — MAVPLLTKKIVKKRVKQFKRPQHDRRICVKTNWRRPKGIDSRVRRKFKGVTLMPNIGYGSDKKTRHFLPNGFKKFIVHNVKELEILMMHNRTYCAEIAHNVSTRKRKEIVERAAQLDVVVTNKLARLRSQEDE; from the exons ATGGCGGTTCCTCTATTGACCAAGAAGATAGTGAAAAAGCGTGTGAAGCAGTTCAAAAGGCCTCAACATGATCGTAGAATCTGTGTGAAGACTAACTGGAGAAGGCCAAAGGGTATTGATTCTCGTGTAAGGAGAAAGTTCAAGGGAGTTACTCTCATGCCCAACATAGGTTATGGATCAGACAAGAAAACTCGTCACTTCCTTCCAAATGGGTTCAAGAAATTCATTGTTCACAATGTGAAGGAATTGGAAATCTTGATGATGCATAACAG GACTTATTGTGCTGAGATTGCTCACAATGTTTCGACGAGGAAAAGAAAGGAGATTGTTGAGCGAGCTGCTCAGCTTGATGTTGTTGTGACTAACAAATTGGCTAGGTTGCGCAGCCAAGAAGATGAATGA
- the LOC124912986 gene encoding uncharacterized protein LOC124912986: MATTSIKIKRPTTDLLNDKARARIVENFSSGSDHSAAADVDSPCLSHLLHDFLENQDTGKRVAESDSDDGGDESDEKDVAEDIIKRMIIKIIDPFRNLLLLHVLKAISLHYTENIDKSIFRRNVMAFLRSLGHNAAICKAKWENHGGLTGGNYEYIDVIRSGSNGVRYFVDLDFAGEFKIARPTEQYSRLLRLVPVIYVGKGEELKVIVKATSYAMKRSLKTRGLSFPPWRKNRYMQTKWFGEYRRTVNVIPANTPVPVAAKCRRLGFDEVDDDGHLMIPEVIN; the protein is encoded by the coding sequence ATGGCCACCACTTCCATCAAGATCAAACGACCCACCACCGACCTTCTCAACGACAAAGCCAGAGCTCGTATAGTCGAAAATTTCAGCAGCGGCAGCGATCACAGCGCCGCCGCCGACGTCGATTCCCCCTGTCTATCTCATCTCCTTCACGACTTCCTCGAAAACCAAGACACCGGAAAACGAGTAGCCGAGTCAGACTCAGACGACGGTGGTGACGAGTCAGACGAAAAGGATGTTGCAGAGGATATAATCAAACGTATGATCATCAAAATCATCGACCCATTTAGAAACTTACTTCTCCTCCACGTTTTAAAAGCAATCTCACTTCACTACACTGAAAACATAGATAAATCTATTTTCCGTCGTAACGTCATGGCGTTTCTGAGAAGTTTAGGTCATAATGCAGCGATCTGCAAAGCGAAATGGGAGAATCATGGCGGTTTAACAGGTGGGAATTATGAATATATAGATGTAATTCGATCTGGGTCAAACGGGGTTCGGTATTTTGTGGATCTTGATTTTGCTGGGGAGTTTAAGATCGCGCGTCCTACTGAACAATATTCGCGTTTGTTGCGATTAGTGCCGGTGATCTATGTAGGGAAAGGTGAGGAATTGAAAGTGATTGTTAAAGCTACGAGTTATGCGATGAAACGATCGTTGAAAACGAGAGGTTTGAGTTTTCCTCCATGGAGGAAGAATCGGTATATGCAGACTAAATGGTTTGGTGAATATCGCCGGACTGTGAATGTTATTCCGGCGAATACGCCGGTGCCGGTTGCTGCGAAATGTAGACGGCTAGGGTTTGATGAAGTTGATGACGATGGTCATTTAATGATTCCggaagtaataaattaa
- the LOC124912490 gene encoding transcription factor bHLH130-like isoform X2 codes for MAVFQFNLLFSRRDVDGRRRRSSFKYPPSSPSSPPNLSLSLSLSPSLLFSFPFFPSSTNSLPFLLLIMNTDFFFTGLVDSELLSAAQQFTYPSEQSPHCFLTSIFDNSLEPPYPSFDSSLISTVSSPNSATSIQDHTSPNPSHLLFNPSRPNLQQPIMINTSSLSLADPMFAERAAKFQKNQFGIQNHIELPHISCTLTSSNEDPEHNSLGEGEFRVPIDLKTRKRQARTKGKKIMENKVPFTGNACKLEEENGEPNAKRSKLIKAENDANEPPKDYIHVRARRGQATDSHSLAERVRREKISERMKLLENLVPGCSKVTGKALMLDEIINYVQSLQRQVEFLSMKLATVNHTRLDFNLDSSFFKKDPSGVYPLGTSHAFDCTEIDGQLNCGSVDPMVSCLNMVDEFGQVGSRVIDNLSYDQSL; via the exons ATGGCGGTATTTCAATTTAACCTCCTCTTTTCACGGAGAGACGTCGATGGTCGTCGTCGCCGGAGCTCCTTTAAATACCCCCCGTCTTCTCCTTCTTCCCCAcctaatctctctctctctctctctctctctccctctctactgttttcttttcctttctttcCTTCATCTACAAATTCATTACCTTTCCTACTACTAATCATGAACACAGATTTCTTCTTCACCGGACTTGTTGATTCGGAATTGTTATCCGCCGCCCAACAATTCACATACCCATCAGAGCAATCGCCTCACTGTTTCCTCACTTCTATCTTTGACAACTCATTGGAACCCCCCTATCCCAGCTTCGATTCTTCCCTAATCTCCACAGTTTCATCTCCCAATTCGGCCACTTCAATCCAGGACCACACCTCACCAAACCCATCTCATCTTCTGTTCAATCCTTCACGACCCAACTTACAACAGCCAATTATGATAAATACATCATCACTCTCCTTAGCCGATCCCATGTTTGCAGAGAGAGCTGCGAAGTTTCAAAAGAATCAATTTGGTATACAGAATCACATCGAATTGCCTCATATATCTTGTACATTAACCTCTTCAAATGAAGACCCAGAACATAATTCACTTGGAGAAGGTGAGTTCAGGGTTCCTATTGATTTGAAAACGAGGAAAAGACAGGCAAGAACTAAGGGGAAGAAGATAATGGAAAACAAAGTTCCTTTCACTGGCAATGCCTGCAAG TTGGAAGAGGAGAATGGCGAACCAAATGCTAAAAGATCGAAATTGATCAAAGCTGAGAATGATGCAAATGAGCCTCCAAAGGACTATATTCATGTTAGAGCAAGAAGAGGTCAAGCCACTGATAGTCATAGTCTAGCTGAAAGA GTTCGACGAGAGAAGATTAGTGAAAGAATGAAGCTTCTCGAAAATCTTGTTCCTGGTTGCAGTAAG GTTACTGGAAAAGCTTTAATGTTAGAtgaaatcataaattatgttcAATCTTTGCAACGACAGGTCGAG TTTCTATCTATGAAGTTAGCTACTGTCAACCATACAAGATTGGACTTTAACTTAGATAGCAGTTTCTTCAAAAAAGAT CCAAGTGGCGTCTACCCATTAGGAACTTCCCATGCTTTCGACTGCACTGAAATTGACGGTCAATTGAATTGTGGCTCGGTTGACCCGATGGTATCATGCCTAAACATGGTTGATGAATTTGGCCAAGTTGGTTCGAGGGTAATTGACAATTTATCTTATGATCAATCTCTTTGA
- the LOC124912490 gene encoding transcription factor bHLH78-like isoform X1 translates to MAVFQFNLLFSRRDVDGRRRRSSFKYPPSSPSSPPNLSLSLSLSPSLLFSFPFFPSSTNSLPFLLLIMNTDFFFTGLVDSELLSAAQQFTYPSEQSPHCFLTSIFDNSLEPPYPSFDSSLISTVSSPNSATSIQDHTSPNPSHLLFNPSRPNLQQPIMINTSSLSLADPMFAERAAKFQKNQFGIQNHIELPHISCTLTSSNEDPEHNSLGEGEFRVPIDLKTRKRQARTKGKKIMENKVPFTGNACKLEEENGEPNAKRSKLIKAENDANEPPKDYIHVRARRGQATDSHSLAERVRREKISERMKLLENLVPGCSKVTGKALMLDEIINYVQSLQRQVEFLSMKLATVNHTRLDFNLDSSFFKKDMFQPSGVYPLGTSHAFDCTEIDGQLNCGSVDPMVSCLNMVDEFGQVGSRVIDNLSYDQSL, encoded by the exons ATGGCGGTATTTCAATTTAACCTCCTCTTTTCACGGAGAGACGTCGATGGTCGTCGTCGCCGGAGCTCCTTTAAATACCCCCCGTCTTCTCCTTCTTCCCCAcctaatctctctctctctctctctctctctccctctctactgttttcttttcctttctttcCTTCATCTACAAATTCATTACCTTTCCTACTACTAATCATGAACACAGATTTCTTCTTCACCGGACTTGTTGATTCGGAATTGTTATCCGCCGCCCAACAATTCACATACCCATCAGAGCAATCGCCTCACTGTTTCCTCACTTCTATCTTTGACAACTCATTGGAACCCCCCTATCCCAGCTTCGATTCTTCCCTAATCTCCACAGTTTCATCTCCCAATTCGGCCACTTCAATCCAGGACCACACCTCACCAAACCCATCTCATCTTCTGTTCAATCCTTCACGACCCAACTTACAACAGCCAATTATGATAAATACATCATCACTCTCCTTAGCCGATCCCATGTTTGCAGAGAGAGCTGCGAAGTTTCAAAAGAATCAATTTGGTATACAGAATCACATCGAATTGCCTCATATATCTTGTACATTAACCTCTTCAAATGAAGACCCAGAACATAATTCACTTGGAGAAGGTGAGTTCAGGGTTCCTATTGATTTGAAAACGAGGAAAAGACAGGCAAGAACTAAGGGGAAGAAGATAATGGAAAACAAAGTTCCTTTCACTGGCAATGCCTGCAAG TTGGAAGAGGAGAATGGCGAACCAAATGCTAAAAGATCGAAATTGATCAAAGCTGAGAATGATGCAAATGAGCCTCCAAAGGACTATATTCATGTTAGAGCAAGAAGAGGTCAAGCCACTGATAGTCATAGTCTAGCTGAAAGA GTTCGACGAGAGAAGATTAGTGAAAGAATGAAGCTTCTCGAAAATCTTGTTCCTGGTTGCAGTAAG GTTACTGGAAAAGCTTTAATGTTAGAtgaaatcataaattatgttcAATCTTTGCAACGACAGGTCGAG TTTCTATCTATGAAGTTAGCTACTGTCAACCATACAAGATTGGACTTTAACTTAGATAGCAGTTTCTTCAAAAAAGAT ATGTTTCAGCCAAGTGGCGTCTACCCATTAGGAACTTCCCATGCTTTCGACTGCACTGAAATTGACGGTCAATTGAATTGTGGCTCGGTTGACCCGATGGTATCATGCCTAAACATGGTTGATGAATTTGGCCAAGTTGGTTCGAGGGTAATTGACAATTTATCTTATGATCAATCTCTTTGA